CCGGTCTGCGTGCCGTCGGGGACCTTCACCCGCGTCTGCCCGCCGTCGATGGTCGGCACCTGGAACTCGCCGCCGAGCGCCGCCGTCGTCACCGAGATCGGCACGCGGCAGAAGATGTCGGCGCCGTCGCGCTGGAAGAATTCGTGCGGCTTGATCGACAGGAAAATGTAGAGGTCGCCGGACGGGCCGCCGCGCAGGCCGGCTTCGCCTTCGCCGGCCAGCCGGATGCGCGTGCCGTCCTCGATGCCCGAGGGAATGTTGACGCTGAGCTTGCGGTCCTCGGTCGTGCGCCCCGAGCCGTGGCACTCGACGCACGGGTCGGCGATCACCTCGCCGCGGCCCTGGCAGGTGGGGCAGGTGCGCTCGATCGAGAAGAAGCCCTGCGCCGCGCGCACGCGGCCCTGGCCTTCGCACGTCGGGCAGGTCTTGGGGGACGAGCCTGGCTTGGAGCCCGAGCCCGAGCACGTCTTGCAGACGATCTTGGTCGGCACCGCGATCTCGGCGGTCTTGCCGGCGTAGGCCTCTTCGAGCGTGATCTCCATGTTGTAGCGCAGATCGCCGCCACGCTCGCGCCCGCCGCGCGACGCATTGGTGCCGCGGCGTCCGCCGCTGCCCATCATGTCGCCGAAGATGTTGTCGAAGATGTCCGACATCGTCGCGCCGAAGTCGCCGGGGAAGCCGGCCGCCTGTCCGGCGCCGCCGTTCTCGAAGGCGGCGTGGCCGAAGCGGTCGTAGGCGGCGCGGCTCTGCGGGTCCTTCAGTACCTCGTAGGCCGCCGCGACTTCCTTGAATTTGATCTCGGCGTTCTTGTCGCCGGGGTTGCGGTCCGGGTGATATTGCATGGCGAGCTTGCGGAACGCCGCCTTCAGCGTCTTGTCGTCGGCCGTGCGCACGACGCCCAGCACCTCGTAGAAATCCGCTTTCGCCGCCACGTCAGGCCACCTTCGCTGCGTCGCCACGGACGCCCGACAACTTGATCCAGTCGGGCCGCGTCAGGCCCATGATGTTCACCACGTACGCCACGCCGTCTTCGGCGCGCACGCTGCGGCTCTGCGTTTCGTCGTTAAAGCCGGATCGCTCGTACATGCCGTGCGCGATCCGGTTCTCCGGCAAAACCGCGAGCGCCAGATGGTCGACGGCGAGTTCGGTGAAGGCGAAGCGCACCGCATGGTCGAACAGCGTGCGGCCGAAGCCTTCGCCGCGCCGGTGGCGCGCCACCGCGAAGCGGCCGAGGCGCGCCCACTTCTTCGGCGGATCGTGGAGAAACTGGACGTGGCCCATGGGCGTATCGTCGGCATCGACGGCGGTGAAGCAGAGGCGCGGCATCTCGCGCGCGATCTCGGCGATCCAGCCCGCCATCTGCTCTTGCGTTAGCGGGAAGCGGACGTCCGGGCCGCCCCACTGCGCGAGTTCGTCGAGATCAACGAACCAGCGCGCCATCTCCTCCGCGTCTTCCGGTCTTGCCGGGCGAAGGGTGATGTCCATGGGGCGGCTACCCGAACGCTTGGCGGTTAGGCCGACTTCTTCTTGTCGTCGTCGACTTCCTCGAAGTCGGCGTCGACCACGTCCTCGTTCTTGGGGCCGGCATCGCCGTCGGGCGCGTCACCGCCGGCGTTCGCCTGCGAGGCGGCGTACATCGCCTCGCCGAGCTTCATCGACACCTGCGCCAGCGTGCTGGTCTTTTCCTTGATCGCATCGCCGCTCTCGCCTTCCAGCGCCGACTTGAGATCGGCCAGCGCCGTCTCGATCGCGGTCTTGTCCGCGGCCGCGACCTTGTCGCCGTAGTCCTTGAGCGACTTCTCGGTCGAGTGCACGAGCGCCTCGCCCTGGTTCTTGGCTTCGACCAGCGCGCGCCGCTCCTTGTCCTCGGAAGCATGCGCCTCCGCGTCCTTCACCATCTTCTCGATGTCGGCATCGGACAGGCCGCCCGAGGCCTGGATGCGGATCTGCTGCTCCTTGCCGGTGCCCTTGTCCTTGGCGCTCACGTTGACGATGCCGTTGGCGTCGATATCGAAGGTGACTTCGATCTGCGGCACGCCGCGCGGCGCCGGCGGAATGCCGACGAGGTCGAACTGGCCGAGCAGCTTGTTGTCCGACGCCATCTCGCGCTCGCCCTGGAAGACGCGGATGGTCACTGCGTTCTGGCTGTCCTCGGCGGTCGAGAAGGTCTGGCCCTTCTTCGTCGGGATGGTCGTGTTGCGGTCGATGAGGCGCGTGAACACGCCGCCGAGCGTCTCGATGCCCAGCGACAGCGGCGTCACGTCGAGCAGCAGCACGTCCTTGACGTCGCCTTGCAGCACGCCGGCCTGGATGGCGGCGCCGATGGCGACGACCTCATCCGGGTTGACGCCCTTGTGCGGCTCCTTGCCGAAGAACTGCTTCACGACTTCCTGCACCTTCGGCATGCGCGTCATGCCGCCGACCAGGACGACTTCCTGAATCTCGGCCGCCGTCAGGCCGGCGTCCTTCAACGCGGCCTTGCACGGACCGACCGTCTTCTGGATGAGGTCGTCGACCAGCGCCTCGAACTTGGCGCGGGTGAGCTTCATGGTGAGATGCTTCGGGCCGGACGCGTCCGCCGTGATGAACGGCAGGTTGATCTCGGTCTGCGTCGCGGACGACAGCTCTATCTTCGCCTTCTCGGCGGCTTCCTTCAGCCGCTGCAGCGCGAGCTTGTCGCCTCTGAGGTCGATGCCCTGGTCCTTCTTGAACTCGTCGGCCAGGTAGTTGACCAGCCGCATGTCGAAGTCTTCGCCGCCGAGGAACGTGTCGCCGTTGGTCGACTTCACCTCGAACACGCCGTCGCCGATTTCGAGCACGGAAATATCGAAGGTGCCGCCGCCGAGGTCATAGACCGCGATCGTCTTGCCTTCCTTCTTGTCGAGGCCGTAGGCGAGCGCCGCCGCCGTCGGCTCGTTGATGATGCGCAGCACCTCGAGGCCGGCGATCTGGCCGGCGTCCTTGGTCGCCTGGCGCTGCGCGTCGTTGAAGTAGGCGGGTACGGTGATGACCGCCTGTGTCACCTTCTCGCCGAGATAGGCCTCGGCGGTGTCCTTCATCTTCTGCAGCGTGAAGGCGGAGATCTGCGAGGGCGAGTACTTTTTGCCGTCCGCCTCAAGCCATGCGTCGCCGTTCGGCGCCTTCACGATCTTGTAGGGGACGAGGCCCTTGTCCTTGTCGACCATCGGGTCGTCGTAGCGGCGGCCGATGAGGCGCTTCACCGCGAAGAAGGTGCGCTCCGGGTTGGTGACCGCCTGGCGCTTGGCCGGCTGGCCGACGAGGCGCTCGCCGTCGTCCGTAAACGCGACGATCGAGGGCGTCGTGCGCCCGCCTTCCGCGTTCTCTATAACCTTGGCGTTCTTGCCGTCCATGACCGCGACGCACGAATTGGTCGTGCCGAGGTCGATCCCGATTACTTTAGCCATGTCTCTTATGTCTCCTGTCGGCAGACCGGATGGGTCCAATGCGGCCCCCGATTCGGCCCCCTGATGCTGAAATCAAATGTCCCCGTCGAAGACAGGGCGTGTGGCTTCTGGCCGTATATAAGAACGGGCGAAATGCGCCGCAAGCGCTGGTTTTGGCGGATTCCGGAATGTTGTGACCATGGACGCGCCCGGCTTCCGGATATTGCCCGGCTACCTCAACCGCGCCGGGCAGGAGCGGCTGGTTGCCGAGCTGCGCCGGGCCGAAGCGGCGGCGCCCTTCTTCCAGCCGACCATGCCGCGCACCGGCAAGCCGTTTTCGGTGCGCATGACCAATATGGGGTCGCTCGGCTGGGTTTCCGATCGTGAGCATGGCTATCGTTATCAGCCGACCCATCCGGAGACTGGGAGCGCGTGGCCGCCAATCCGGCGATGGTGCTGGAAGTCTGGCGGACGGTCGCGGACTACCCGCACGACCCGGAAGCCTGCCTGGTCAACCGCTACGAGCCGGCGGCGAAGATGGGTCTGCATCAGGACCGCGACGAGGCGGATTTCGCCGCGCCGGTGGTGTCGATCTCGCTGGGCGACACCTGCCTGTTCCGCATTGGCGGCACCAGCCGCACCGACCCGACGCGGTCGCTGCGCCTCGCCTCCGGCGATGTCGTCGTGCTGGGCGGCGCATCGCGTCTCGCCTTCCACGGTGTCGATCGCCTCTATCCCGGCACCTCGACCCTGCTCCGCGACTGGTTTCCGGACGGCGGCCGCATCAACCTGACGCTCCGCCGGATAGTCAAACCGGGCTGAACGACGGATTGCGCCGCCCCAATCCTGCCGCCAAGGTGCGCTCCGCTCCGCCGGATTTTCGGGCGGGTAGAGGGAAACAATGAAATACGCTGCCGAGTGGACGCGCACGATCGTAGGTGCCGCGCTCCTGACGTTCATCCTGAAGACTGTCGCGTTTGCCACGTACTACATTCCGTCCGAGAGCATGGTGCCGACGCTGGAAGTCGGCGACCGCCTGATCGCCACCAAGTTCGACTACGGCATCGGGCCGTATTCGGCGCCGCTGGTGACGCTGCCCAAGCTGCCCTTCACCGACGGCCGCCTGTTCGCCCGCCTGCCCGACCGCGGCGACATCGTGCTCTTCCGCCACCCGACCACCGGCGAGACGCTGGTCAAGCGCCTGATCGGCCTGCCCGGCGACCGCATCCAGATCACCGACGGCCACCTGATCATCAACGGCGTCGAAGCGCCGCGGAAATTCGTGAAGACCTACGCCTACCGCCAGTTCGGCGGCGCCCCCGTGCAGGTGAACGAATACGAAGAGACGCTGCCCGGCGGCTACACGCATCCGGTCATCATGCAGTCGGACCTGCGTCCGCAGGAAAACACCGGCATCTACATCGTGCCGGCCGGCCGCATCTTCGTCATGGGCGACAACCGCGACAACTCCGCCGACAGCCGCTTCGAGTCGCTCGGCTACATCCCGGTCGAAAATCTGATCGGCCGCTCGCGCGCCATCCTCTATTCGCTGCACGGCTGCACGCCCGAGGAGGGCCTGACCTGCGCCGACCGGCGGTATCTGACGAAGCTGGATTAGCAGGACGGGCATAGCCGCCGACACACACCCGTGATCCTCCGGCTTGACCGGAGGATCACGCGAGCATCGCCAGTTTACCGCGCCTCAAGGAAGCCGCTGATCCTCCGGTCAGGCCGGAGGATCACGGCCAAGCTAGCGGCGTACCAAAGAAGGTTTTTGCAGCCTTGGCAGGCCGCACTTTCCTCGGTTTCAGTACGATCTCGTCGCCCTCGCGAACGACATCGACCTCACCGGCCCGCAGGCGGATTGAATGTGGAAAGCGCACGATTTGCTCGCTTCCACGCCGCAATATCTTTGCGGTCGCCACTGGCGGTCCCTCAACCGCCGAGGTTATACGCCGCCAGCGCCGCCATGTTGACGATGTCGGAATCCATCGCCGCCAGCGAGACGATCTGCACCGGCTTGTCGAGGCCGACGAGCAGCGGGCCGATCACCGTCGAGCCGCCGAGTTCCTGCACCATCTTGGTCGAGATCGCCGCCGAGTGGTAAGCCGGCATGACCAGCACGTTGGCCGGGCCGGAGAGGCGGCAGAACGGATACGCCGCCATCGCCTTCGGGTTCAGCGCCACGTCGGCGGCCATCTCGCCGTCGTATTCGAAATCGACGCGGCGCTGGTCGAGAATTTCCACCGCCTCGCGGATCTTCTTGGCGCGCTCGCCCTCCGGCTGGCCGAACGTCGAGTAGGCGAGCAGCGCGACGCGCGGCACATAGCCCATGCGGCGCGCCACGCCCGCCGCTTCCACGGCGATATCGGCAAGCTGCTGCGGCGACGGCATGTCGTGCACCGCGGTGTCGGCGACGACGACCAGGCGGCCGCGCGCCAGGATGATCGACACGCCGATGACCAGGTGCCCCGGCTTGGCGTCGATGACGCGGCGCACGTCCTCCAGCACCACCGAGTAGTTGCGGCTGACGCCCGCGACCATCGCGTCGGCGTCGCCGAGCGCCACCATGCAGGCGCCGAAATGGTTACGGTCGTTGTTGATCAGGCGCTGCACGTCGCGGAACAGGTAGCCCTTGCGCTGCAGGCGCGCGTAGAGGAAGTCGGCGTAGTCGGCGTTGCGTTTCGACAGGCGCGCGTTGTGCACCTCGACGCCCTCGCGGATGTCGATGCCGGCGCGCTCCGCCGCGGTCCGCACCGTCTCCTCGCGGCCGATCAGGATCGCGGTGCCGAGCTTGTGGTTCACGAACGAGGCGGCGGCGCGGATCATCTGCTCCTCCTCGCCCTCGGCGAAGACGACGCGCTTCGGCGAGCGCCGCACGCGCTGGTAGATGCGCTGGAGCGTGCCGACGATCGGGTCGCGCCGCGCCGATAGCTGCATCTTGTAGGCCGCCATGTCGGGGATCGGCTTCCGCGCCACGCCCGAATCCATCGCCGCCCGCGCCACCGCCGCCGGAATCTCGGACAGCAGGCGCGGATCGAACGGCACCGGAATGATGTAGGCCGGACCGAATTTCGGCCGCACGCCCTGGTAGGCGGCGGCGACTTCGTCGGGCACGTCCTCGCGCGCCAGCGCCGCCAGCGCCTGCGCCGCGGCGGTCTTCATTTCCTCGTTGATGGTGGTCGCGCGCACGTCGAGCGCGCCGCGGAAGATGTAGGGAAAGCCCAGCACGTTGTTGACCTGGTTCGGATAGTCCGACCGGCCGGTGGCGACGATCGCGTCGTCGCGTATCGCTGCGACTTCCTCCGGCGTGATCTCCGGGTCGGGGTTGGCCATGGCGAAGATGATCGGCTTCTCCGCCATCGACTTGATCATGGCGTCGGAGAGCGCGCCCTTGGCGGAGAGGCCGAGCACGACGTCGGCGCCTTCCATCGCTTCCGCCAGCGTCCGCTTGGAAGTCTCGACGGCGTGCGCCGACTTCCACTGGTTCATGCCTTCCTTGCGGCCCTGGTAGACGATGCCCTTGGTGTCGCAGAGGAAGATGTTCTCGGCCTTGGCGCCCAGCGTCTTGATCAACTCGATGCAGGCGATGCCGGCAGCGCCGGCGCCGTTGCACACCACCTTGGTCGTGGCGATGTCGCGTCCGGTAAGGTGCAGCGCGTTGATCAGGCCGGCGGCGGCGATGATCGCCGTGCCGTGCTGGTCGTCGTGGAACACGGGAATGTCCATCAGCTCGCGCAGGCGCGACTCGATGATGAAGCAGTCCGGCGCCTTGATGTCCTCGAGGTTGATGCCGCCGAACGACGGCCCGAGATAGCGCACGCTGTTGATGAATTCGTCGACGTTTTCGGTGTCGATCTCAAGGTCGATGGCGTCGACGTCGGCGAAGCGCTTGAACAGCACCGCCTTGCCTTCCATCACCGGCTTCGATGCGAGCGCGCCGAGATTGCCGAGGCCGAGAATCGCGGTGCCGTTCGAGATGACGGCGACCATGTTGCCCTTGGCGGTGTAGTCGTATGCCGCGCTGGGGTCATCGGCGATGGCGCGCACCGGCACGGCGACGCCGGGCGAGTAGGCGAGCGACAGATCGCGCTGCGTCGCCATCGGCTTGGTGGCGACGACCTCCAGCTTGCCGGGGCGTCCCTCGGAATGGAATTTCAACGCTTCCTGATCGGTAACGGAGACGCCGGCTTTCGCCGCCGGTTTCTTTTTCTCAGCCATGTTCTGGTGTCCGGGGAAGGGCGCGCCCTGCGCCCATTTATTCTGCGGGAGGGCCGGGACTTTATCACCGTCGACCGGGCTGACAACCGGCGCGAACGCGCAGTTGCGGAAACCGGCGTTGCTGCCGTCGAAGCGTGCGGCCGCATCTGCTAGCTTCCCCGGCGATGGATACCCGCGCGGACACGGCTGAAGACAACGACGGGGGCGCACCTCAAGGGGCGCCCTCGTCGCCGATGATGGCGCAATACATCGAGATCAAGACCGCCAATCCGGACTGCCTGCTGTTCTACCGGATGGGCGACTTTTACGAGATGTTCTTCGACGACGCCGAGGTCGCCTCTAGGGCTCTGGGCATCACTTTGACCCGCCGCGGCAAGCATCAGGGCGCCGATATTCCGATGTGCGGCGTTCCGGTCCACGCCGCGGACCAGTACCTGCAGAAGCTGATCGCGCTCGGCCATCGCGTCGCGGTCTGCGAGCAGATCGAGGACCCGGCCGAGGCGCGCAAGCGCGGCTCGAAGTCGGTGGTCCGCCGCGATGTCATCCGCCTGGTGACGCCCGGCACGCTGACCGAGGACGCGCTGCTCGACGGCCGGCGCAACAACTATCTCGCCGCGGTTGCGCGCCAGCGCGGCGGCGCGGACGGCGCCGACGTCTACGCCATCGCCTGGATCGACATTTCGACGGGCGAGTTCCGTTTGGCCGCGACCGACAGGGCGCGGCTCGCCACCGACCTCGCCCGCATCGAGCCGCGCGAGGTGCTCGTCGCCGACGCGCTGTTCGCCGACGAGGAGCTGGCCGCGTTCTGGCGCCAGCTCGGCGCCGCGGTGACCCCGCTCGCCGCGGCATTCTTCGACGGCAGCACAGCCAGTGGGCGGCTGGCCGAATATTTCGGCGTCCGCACGCTGGACGGTTTCGGCAGCTTCACCCGAGTCGAACTGACCGCGGCGGCGGCGGCGCTGGCCTACGTCGAGAAGACGCAGATCAAGGAGCGCCCGCCCCTGTCGCCGCCCGTGGCGGAAGGTGCCGGCGACGCCATGCTGATCGACGCGGCGACGCGCGCCAACCTCGAACTGACGCAGACGTTGTCGGGCGCGCGGCAGGGCAGCCTGATCGCCGCCATCGACCGCACCGTGACCGGTGCCGGCGCGCGCCTCCTCGCGCGGCGCCTCGCCGGCCCCTCGACCGACCCGTGGACCATCGCCCGGCGGCTGGACTCGGTGGCGTGGATGCTGGCCGATACCAGCCGGCGCGACGGCATCGTCGCCGACCTCAAGGCGGCGCCCGACCTCGCCCGCGCCCTGTCGCGCCTGACCATGGATCGCGGCGGGCCGCGTGATCTCGCCGCGATCGGCGCCGGCCTGGCGATGGGCATCGCCATCGCGACGCGCATCGGCACCGGCCCGGATGTGCCGGAGGAAATCGCCGACGCCGTCGCAGCACTGGCGGCGGCGCCTGCCGATCTCGTCGCGTCGATATCGGCGGCGCTCGCCGACGACCTGCCGCATCTGAAACGCGACGGCGGCTTCGTCCGCGACGGCTACCGGCCCGATCTCGACGAGTCGCGCAAGCTGCGCGACGACAGCCGCCGCATCGTCGCCTCGCTGCAGGCGAACTACGCCGCCGAGACCGACATCCGCGCGCTGCGCATCAAGCACAACAACGTGCTCGGCTACTTCATCGAGGTCGGCACCAATGCCGCCCCGCCGCTGTTCCAGCCGCCGCTCAACGCGCGCTACATCCATCGCCAGACGCTGGCGAGCGCGGTGCGCTTCACGACCAGCGAACTGACCGAGCTCGAGGCGAAGATCGCCGGCGCCGGCGAGCGCGCCCTGGCGATCGAGCTCGACGTGTTCCTCGGTTTCGTCGTGGATATCGCGGCGCACGCCAACGCGATCCGCGACGTCGCCGACGCGTTGGCCGTGATCGACGTGGCGTCCTCGCTGGCGGTGCTCGCCGAGGCGGAAAATTACGCCCGTCCGACGGTCGACGATTCCCTCGCCTTCGAGATCGAAGCCGGGCGCCATCCCGTCGTCGAGCAGGCGCTGCGCGCCGGCGACACCGCGTTCGTCGCCAACGACGCCGACCTCGGCCCGAAGGACGCCGGCGCCGCCGGCTCGATCTGGCTGGTCACCGGCCCCAACATGGCGGGCAAATCGACGTTCCTGCGCCAGAACGCACTGATCGCGGTGATGGCGCAGATCGGTTCGTACGTGCCGGCCAAGGCCGCGCACATCGGCGTCGTCGACCGGCTGTTCTCACGCGTCGGTGCCGCCGACGATCTCGCCCGCGGCCGCTCAACCTTCATGGTCGAGATGGTCGAGACCGCGGCGATCCTCAACCAGGCGGGACCGCACGCGCTGGTGATCCTCGACGAGATCGGGCGCGGCACCGCGACCTTCGACGGCCTGTCCATCGCCTGGGCGGCGATCGAGCACCTGCACGAGGTCAACAGGAGCCGCGCCCTGTTCGCTACGCATTACCACGAGCTGACGGCGCTCTCCGCGCGCCTGCCGCGGCTGGTCAACGTCACCGTGCGCGTCAAGGAATGGCACGGCGACGTGATCTTCCTGCACGAGATCGTGCCCGGCTCGGCTGATCGTTCCTACGGCATCCAGGTGGCGCGTCTTGCCGGCCTGCCGGCCAAGGTCGTCGAGCGCGCCCGCGAGGTGCTGAAGCAGCTCGAGGAGACCGACCGCAAGGCGCCGGTCCACACGCTGATCGACGACCTGCCGCTGTTCACCGCCGCCCGGAAGGCCGAGCCGCCGGTCGATCCGCTGACTGCGATGCTGGATGCGATCCGCCCGGACGACATGTCGCCGAAGGAGGCTCTAGAGACGCTGTACAACCTGAAGGCCGCTCGGCGGGAGCAGGAAAAATAGTCGTATGTGCCCGGCTTCCCTTGTCTCCGCTCATCCCCGCGAAAGCGGGGATCCGGGCGTGGGGTTGTGAGTGTTGTCCCCTCGCGGTTCGCTGGCTGGTTGCCCTTGGGTCCCCGCTTTCGCGGGGATAAGCGGGAGGAGGCTGATTAACCAACCCATTGATGGCAGGGCGCCCGCCTTTCGACGCCATCTTCATGGATGGGTGACTCCGGGCGTGCTTTGATCTCGCCTGCGAAACCTATAGCTTGCCCGCCACCGAATCCCTAAGTCATTGCCGCCAATGAACAAGCCCGTCGCCGCGCCCTTCGAGATCGACGGCGAAGCTTTGCGCGCCCGGTTGATCGCGCTGGCCGGCAAGGGCGGCGAGCTGTCCGCCAAGGCGCGGCTGGCGATCGTCGCGCACCTGAAGAAGGTGACGGCCGAAGGGCGCGCGGTGGCCGAGCGCCGGCTGATCGCCAACGGCCGCGGCACCGAGTGCGCGCACAGCCTCTCCGAGTTGCAGGACGCCATCATCTTCGCCCTCTACGGCCTCGCCGTCGATCATGTCTTCAAGGCGCCGAAGGCGGAGCGCATGAGCGTCGTCGCCGTCGGCGGCTATGGCCGCGGCATGCTGGCGCCGGGGTCCGACGTCGATCTTCTTTTTCTGCTGCCCTCGAAGCAGACGGTGAAAGGCGAGGCGATCGTCGAGTTCATCCTCTATTTCCTCTGGGACCTCGGCCTCAAGGTCGGCCATTCGACGCGCAGTCTCTCGGAATGCATCCGCCTGTCGCGCTCCGACATGACCATCCGCACCGCCGTGCTCGAGGCGCGCTACATCGTCGGCGACAAGCCGCTCGCCGATGAGCTGAACGCGCGTTTCGATGCCGAGGTGGTGAAGGGCACCGGCCGCGAGTTCATCGCGGCCAAGCTCGCCGAGCGCGACCAGCGCCACCGCCAGCAGGGCGCCTCGCGCTACCTCGTCGAGCCGAACGTCAAGGAAGGCAAGGGCGGTCTTCGCGACCTCCACACGCTGTTCTGGATCGCCAAATATTATTATCGCGTCAAAAGCCGCGAGGAGCTGGTCAAGGTCGGCGTCTTCTCCAAGGCCGAGCTGCAACTGTTCCGCAAGGCCGAGGATTTCCTCTGGGCCGTGCGCTGCCACCTCCATTTCATGACCGGGCGGGCCGAGGAGCGGCTGTCGTTCGACGTCCAGCGCGAGATGGCCAAGCGGCTTGGTTACACGTCGCACCCAGGCCTGCGCGACGTCGAAAGATTCATGAAGCATTACTTCCTGGTCGCGAAGGACGTCGGCGATCTCACCAACATCTTCTGCGCCGCATTGGAAGAGCGCCACGCCAAGGCGACGCCGGGGCTGAACCGTTTCTTCCGCATCGGCCGCCGGCGCACGCGCGTCATCCCCGGCTCGACCGACTTCGTCGTCGACAACGACCGCATCAATACGGCCAACGCCAGGGTCTTCGCCCGCGATCCGGTGAACCTGATCCGCATTTTCCATCTTGCCGATCGCTACGATCTCGCCTTCCACCCCGACGCCATGCAGGAGATCGCGCGCTCGCTGAAGCTGATCGACGCGGAACTGCGCGAGGACAAAGAGGCCAACCGCCTGTTCCTCGAGATCCTGTCGTCGAAGCGCAATCCCGAGCTGGTGCTGCGCCGCATGAACGAGGCCGGCGTGCTCGGTCGCTTCGTGCCCGAGTTCGGCAAGATCGTGTCGATGATGCAGTTCAACATGTATCACCACTACACGGTCGACGAGCACCTGATCCGCGCCATCGGCGTGCTCGCCGAGATCGAGCGCGGCGACCTCGCCGAGGCGCATCCGCTGGCAAACGAGATCATGCCCGGGATCAAGGATCGCGTGCTGCTCTACGTCGCGCTGTTCCTGCACGACATCGCCAAGGGCCGCCCGGACGATCATTCCGAGGCTGGGGCGAAGATCGCCCGCAAGCTCGGTCCGCGATTTGGGTTATCGCCGGCGGACACCGAGACGGTGGCGTGGCTGGTGCAGCATCATCTCGTGATGTCGATCACGGCGCAGTCGCGTGACCTGAACGACCGCAAGACCATCGCCGATTTCGCCGCGAT
The sequence above is drawn from the Bauldia sp. genome and encodes:
- the dnaJ gene encoding molecular chaperone DnaJ; protein product: MAAKADFYEVLGVVRTADDKTLKAAFRKLAMQYHPDRNPGDKNAEIKFKEVAAAYEVLKDPQSRAAYDRFGHAAFENGGAGQAAGFPGDFGATMSDIFDNIFGDMMGSGGRRGTNASRGGRERGGDLRYNMEITLEEAYAGKTAEIAVPTKIVCKTCSGSGSKPGSSPKTCPTCEGQGRVRAAQGFFSIERTCPTCQGRGEVIADPCVECHGSGRTTEDRKLSVNIPSGIEDGTRIRLAGEGEAGLRGGPSGDLYIFLSIKPHEFFQRDGADIFCRVPISVTTAALGGEFQVPTIDGGQTRVKVPDGTQTGKQFRLKSKGMPVLRSQRVGDMYIQVAVETPQNLSRRQRELLEEFEKVSSAENNPESTGFFARVRDFLEGLGG
- a CDS encoding GNAT family protein, translated to MDITLRPARPEDAEEMARWFVDLDELAQWGGPDVRFPLTQEQMAGWIAEIAREMPRLCFTAVDADDTPMGHVQFLHDPPKKWARLGRFAVARHRRGEGFGRTLFDHAVRFAFTELAVDHLALAVLPENRIAHGMYERSGFNDETQSRSVRAEDGVAYVVNIMGLTRPDWIKLSGVRGDAAKVA
- the dnaK gene encoding molecular chaperone DnaK translates to MAKVIGIDLGTTNSCVAVMDGKNAKVIENAEGGRTTPSIVAFTDDGERLVGQPAKRQAVTNPERTFFAVKRLIGRRYDDPMVDKDKGLVPYKIVKAPNGDAWLEADGKKYSPSQISAFTLQKMKDTAEAYLGEKVTQAVITVPAYFNDAQRQATKDAGQIAGLEVLRIINEPTAAALAYGLDKKEGKTIAVYDLGGGTFDISVLEIGDGVFEVKSTNGDTFLGGEDFDMRLVNYLADEFKKDQGIDLRGDKLALQRLKEAAEKAKIELSSATQTEINLPFITADASGPKHLTMKLTRAKFEALVDDLIQKTVGPCKAALKDAGLTAAEIQEVVLVGGMTRMPKVQEVVKQFFGKEPHKGVNPDEVVAIGAAIQAGVLQGDVKDVLLLDVTPLSLGIETLGGVFTRLIDRNTTIPTKKGQTFSTAEDSQNAVTIRVFQGEREMASDNKLLGQFDLVGIPPAPRGVPQIEVTFDIDANGIVNVSAKDKGTGKEQQIRIQASGGLSDADIEKMVKDAEAHASEDKERRALVEAKNQGEALVHSTEKSLKDYGDKVAAADKTAIETALADLKSALEGESGDAIKEKTSTLAQVSMKLGEAMYAASQANAGGDAPDGDAGPKNEDVVDADFEEVDDDKKKSA
- the lepB gene encoding signal peptidase I; translation: MKYAAEWTRTIVGAALLTFILKTVAFATYYIPSESMVPTLEVGDRLIATKFDYGIGPYSAPLVTLPKLPFTDGRLFARLPDRGDIVLFRHPTTGETLVKRLIGLPGDRIQITDGHLIINGVEAPRKFVKTYAYRQFGGAPVQVNEYEETLPGGYTHPVIMQSDLRPQENTGIYIVPAGRIFVMGDNRDNSADSRFESLGYIPVENLIGRSRAILYSLHGCTPEEGLTCADRRYLTKLD
- a CDS encoding NADP-dependent malic enzyme, which produces MAEKKKPAAKAGVSVTDQEALKFHSEGRPGKLEVVATKPMATQRDLSLAYSPGVAVPVRAIADDPSAAYDYTAKGNMVAVISNGTAILGLGNLGALASKPVMEGKAVLFKRFADVDAIDLEIDTENVDEFINSVRYLGPSFGGINLEDIKAPDCFIIESRLRELMDIPVFHDDQHGTAIIAAAGLINALHLTGRDIATTKVVCNGAGAAGIACIELIKTLGAKAENIFLCDTKGIVYQGRKEGMNQWKSAHAVETSKRTLAEAMEGADVVLGLSAKGALSDAMIKSMAEKPIIFAMANPDPEITPEEVAAIRDDAIVATGRSDYPNQVNNVLGFPYIFRGALDVRATTINEEMKTAAAQALAALAREDVPDEVAAAYQGVRPKFGPAYIIPVPFDPRLLSEIPAAVARAAMDSGVARKPIPDMAAYKMQLSARRDPIVGTLQRIYQRVRRSPKRVVFAEGEEEQMIRAAASFVNHKLGTAILIGREETVRTAAERAGIDIREGVEVHNARLSKRNADYADFLYARLQRKGYLFRDVQRLINNDRNHFGACMVALGDADAMVAGVSRNYSVVLEDVRRVIDAKPGHLVIGVSIILARGRLVVVADTAVHDMPSPQQLADIAVEAAGVARRMGYVPRVALLAYSTFGQPEGERAKKIREAVEILDQRRVDFEYDGEMAADVALNPKAMAAYPFCRLSGPANVLVMPAYHSAAISTKMVQELGGSTVIGPLLVGLDKPVQIVSLAAMDSDIVNMAALAAYNLGG
- the mutS gene encoding DNA mismatch repair protein MutS, with amino-acid sequence MDTRADTAEDNDGGAPQGAPSSPMMAQYIEIKTANPDCLLFYRMGDFYEMFFDDAEVASRALGITLTRRGKHQGADIPMCGVPVHAADQYLQKLIALGHRVAVCEQIEDPAEARKRGSKSVVRRDVIRLVTPGTLTEDALLDGRRNNYLAAVARQRGGADGADVYAIAWIDISTGEFRLAATDRARLATDLARIEPREVLVADALFADEELAAFWRQLGAAVTPLAAAFFDGSTASGRLAEYFGVRTLDGFGSFTRVELTAAAAALAYVEKTQIKERPPLSPPVAEGAGDAMLIDAATRANLELTQTLSGARQGSLIAAIDRTVTGAGARLLARRLAGPSTDPWTIARRLDSVAWMLADTSRRDGIVADLKAAPDLARALSRLTMDRGGPRDLAAIGAGLAMGIAIATRIGTGPDVPEEIADAVAALAAAPADLVASISAALADDLPHLKRDGGFVRDGYRPDLDESRKLRDDSRRIVASLQANYAAETDIRALRIKHNNVLGYFIEVGTNAAPPLFQPPLNARYIHRQTLASAVRFTTSELTELEAKIAGAGERALAIELDVFLGFVVDIAAHANAIRDVADALAVIDVASSLAVLAEAENYARPTVDDSLAFEIEAGRHPVVEQALRAGDTAFVANDADLGPKDAGAAGSIWLVTGPNMAGKSTFLRQNALIAVMAQIGSYVPAKAAHIGVVDRLFSRVGAADDLARGRSTFMVEMVETAAILNQAGPHALVILDEIGRGTATFDGLSIAWAAIEHLHEVNRSRALFATHYHELTALSARLPRLVNVTVRVKEWHGDVIFLHEIVPGSADRSYGIQVARLAGLPAKVVERAREVLKQLEETDRKAPVHTLIDDLPLFTAARKAEPPVDPLTAMLDAIRPDDMSPKEALETLYNLKAARREQEK